From a single Adhaeribacter swui genomic region:
- a CDS encoding chorismate-binding protein, with protein MISTLPEAIENNRVNLEGDSNQILKALFATAIRFHLPVAVWRLPATSEIKLCVSLRPAQTSGDVPQLESGVSGFAFYPFQVSEKYPAQFIKADITYSSLSAKLKFNFKLSENPEYVALVQRLQEYFDKIKGSATTNNWHVSRKVKPHQTSEDSFKNLVQESVAAIEAGQIEKVVLSRVRATDLVAGFDLMDTYLRLQEVYSNAFVSLISIPETGTWMGASPEILVQVSKERIFKTVALAGTQALTADCNPAKASWQQKEIEEQSLVKRYILNCFKRIHLRDYTETGPRTVVAGNLMHLRTDFSVDMKKEEFPKLGTQLLELLHPTSAVCGMPKETATQFILEKEGYDRAYFSGFLGPVHIDGESNIYVNLRCSQILEQVALTYAGAGITAESEPEKEWLETRMKMDTIRQVFRNEAS; from the coding sequence TTGATTTCCACCTTACCAGAAGCAATAGAGAATAACCGGGTGAATTTAGAAGGTGATTCTAATCAAATACTTAAGGCTTTATTCGCCACTGCCATTCGTTTTCATTTACCAGTAGCCGTTTGGCGTTTACCGGCCACCAGCGAAATTAAACTGTGCGTTTCTTTAAGGCCGGCGCAAACTTCCGGCGACGTGCCGCAACTGGAATCCGGCGTTTCCGGTTTTGCGTTTTATCCATTTCAGGTTTCCGAAAAATACCCGGCGCAATTTATTAAAGCCGATATTACCTACAGCAGCTTATCGGCGAAGTTAAAATTTAACTTTAAACTCAGCGAAAATCCGGAGTATGTAGCCTTGGTGCAGCGGCTGCAAGAGTATTTCGACAAAATTAAAGGCTCCGCTACCACCAATAACTGGCACGTGAGTCGCAAAGTAAAACCGCATCAAACTTCCGAGGATTCATTTAAAAACTTAGTGCAGGAAAGCGTAGCGGCTATTGAGGCCGGGCAAATTGAAAAAGTGGTTCTTTCGCGGGTGCGGGCTACCGATTTAGTGGCCGGTTTTGATTTAATGGATACCTACCTGCGCTTACAGGAAGTTTATTCCAATGCTTTTGTTTCTTTAATTTCTATCCCAGAAACAGGTACCTGGATGGGAGCTTCGCCCGAAATTTTAGTGCAGGTTTCTAAAGAACGGATTTTTAAAACCGTAGCCTTAGCCGGCACCCAAGCTTTAACCGCCGACTGCAACCCAGCGAAAGCCTCATGGCAGCAAAAAGAAATTGAGGAACAATCCTTAGTAAAACGCTACATACTAAATTGTTTTAAACGTATTCATTTGCGGGATTATACCGAAACCGGACCGCGAACCGTAGTAGCCGGCAACCTGATGCACCTGCGCACAGATTTTAGCGTGGACATGAAGAAAGAAGAATTTCCGAAATTGGGTACGCAGTTGCTGGAACTTTTGCACCCTACGTCGGCGGTGTGCGGCATGCCCAAAGAAACGGCCACACAATTTATTCTAGAAAAAGAAGGCTATGATCGGGCTTATTTTAGCGGTTTTCTGGGTCCCGTGCACATTGACGGCGAATCTAATATTTACGTAAACCTGCGCTGTTCCCAAATACTCGAACAAGTAGCCTTAACTTACGCGGGCGCCGGCATCACCGCCGAATCGGAGCCCGAAAAAGAATGGCTGGAAACCCGCATGAAAATGGATACCATTCGTCAGGTATTCCGTAACGAAGCTTCATGA
- a CDS encoding hotdog fold thioesterase: MKKADYTLEILNAWNQNTMGGHLGMEFTEIGDDYLCGKMPVDYRTHQPMGLLHGGASAAFAETLGSVAGLMQVDSDKQACVGIEINANHVKSARNGYVYGKATAVHIGSKTQVWDIRITTAGGELVCVSRLTLAVLDRAKG, from the coding sequence ATGAAAAAAGCCGACTACACCCTCGAAATATTAAACGCCTGGAACCAGAATACCATGGGTGGCCATTTGGGCATGGAATTTACAGAAATTGGGGATGATTATTTGTGCGGTAAAATGCCCGTGGATTATCGTACGCACCAGCCCATGGGCTTGTTGCATGGGGGCGCATCAGCCGCATTTGCCGAAACCCTGGGCAGTGTAGCCGGCCTGATGCAAGTTGACTCGGACAAACAAGCTTGCGTGGGTATTGAAATTAATGCCAACCATGTAAAAAGCGCCCGCAACGGTTATGTATACGGCAAAGCTACCGCTGTACATATCGGCTCCAAAACCCAGGTTTGGGACATTCGCATAACCACCGCAGGCGGTGAGTTGGTGTGCGTTAGCCGCTTAACTTTAGCCGTACTGGACCGCGCCAAAGGTTAA
- a CDS encoding histidine phosphatase family protein codes for MSIKKVYLVRHGQTDFNLQGIIQGSGVDSSLNSTGREQARLFFESYKHVPFDKVYTSVLQRSIQSVQGFIDLGIPHEKHAGLNEICWGHREGTRVTPEEDAYYFDTLQKWQDGDITLRIDGGESPQDVADRQQEFLDMLLSRPEEETVLICMHGRAMRVLLCKLLNYPIQCMDIFEHHNLCLYQLFYTGSMFSVHRHMDIEHLRPMF; via the coding sequence TTGAGTATCAAAAAAGTTTACCTTGTCCGGCACGGACAAACCGATTTTAACCTGCAAGGCATTATACAGGGTAGCGGGGTAGATTCATCGCTAAATAGCACCGGGCGCGAGCAAGCCCGCCTTTTCTTTGAAAGCTATAAGCACGTACCTTTTGATAAAGTATATACCTCCGTTCTTCAGCGCAGCATACAATCGGTGCAAGGGTTTATTGATTTAGGCATTCCGCACGAAAAACACGCGGGCTTAAACGAAATTTGCTGGGGCCACCGCGAAGGTACCCGCGTAACCCCCGAAGAAGATGCGTATTACTTCGACACGCTGCAAAAATGGCAAGACGGAGATATTACGCTGCGGATAGATGGGGGCGAAAGTCCACAGGATGTAGCCGATCGGCAACAAGAATTTCTGGATATGCTTTTATCGCGGCCCGAAGAAGAAACGGTACTTATTTGCATGCACGGCCGGGCCATGCGGGTTTTATTATGTAAACTCCTAAACTACCCCATCCAATGCATGGATATTTTTGAGCACCATAACTTATGTTTGTATCAATTGTTTTATACCGGATCTATGTTTAGCGTACACCGCCACATGGATATCGAACATTTAAGACCAATGTTTTAA
- a CDS encoding pyruvate dehydrogenase complex dihydrolipoamide acetyltransferase — protein sequence MAEVIKMPKMSDTMTEGVIASWLKKVGDTVKSGDILAEVETDKATMELESYEDGTLLYIGPKEKDSVPVDGVLAIIGKKDEDISGLLSQIQGGGAAPQAAAAPAQPTPAPEEKPAPAPAAPAPAAPAKAAVNASVITMPKMSDTMTEGTIANWLKKVGDKVKSGDILAEVETDKATMELESYEDGTLLYVGVEAGNSVAVDGVIAIIGEEGADFQQLLNSGSGGAAPAQATPGQDLRKADEQVENAQTDNQIKNSTPASSDPAVTVPAPANNGQGTAAASENTGGRIFASPLAKRIAEEKGIDISQIKGSGDNGRIVVKDVESFTPAAKPAAPAPAAAPAPAPAAPQAQPAAATKPSGDFEEVPVSQMRKVIARRLSESLFTAPHFFLTMEIDMDKAIETRTALNEVSPVKISFNDLVIKAAAAALRSHPAVNSSWLGDKIRYNKQINIGVAMAVEEGLLVPVVRNADQKGLSQIAGEVKDYSGKAKAKKLQPADWEGNTFTISNLGMFGIEEFTAIINPPDACIMAVGGIKQTPVVKNGEIVVGNVMKVTLSCDHRVVDGAVGSAFLQTFKKLLEDPIRILV from the coding sequence ATGGCCGAAGTTATAAAAATGCCGAAGATGAGTGACACCATGACTGAAGGGGTGATCGCATCGTGGCTAAAAAAAGTGGGTGATACTGTAAAATCAGGAGACATTCTAGCCGAAGTAGAAACCGACAAGGCTACTATGGAGCTGGAATCGTACGAAGATGGAACGTTGCTCTACATCGGGCCAAAAGAAAAAGATTCGGTGCCGGTGGATGGTGTTTTAGCCATTATTGGTAAAAAAGATGAAGATATTTCGGGCTTGTTAAGCCAAATACAAGGTGGGGGTGCTGCACCGCAAGCCGCTGCTGCTCCTGCTCAACCAACCCCGGCTCCGGAAGAAAAACCAGCTCCAGCTCCGGCTGCTCCCGCACCAGCGGCTCCGGCCAAAGCGGCCGTAAATGCTTCCGTTATTACTATGCCCAAAATGAGCGATACCATGACGGAAGGTACCATTGCCAACTGGCTGAAAAAAGTAGGCGATAAAGTAAAATCCGGTGATATTCTGGCAGAAGTGGAAACCGATAAGGCCACTATGGAACTGGAATCGTACGAAGATGGTACTTTGTTATACGTGGGCGTAGAGGCCGGTAATTCGGTAGCGGTAGATGGCGTTATTGCCATTATTGGCGAAGAAGGTGCTGATTTTCAGCAATTACTTAATAGCGGTAGCGGTGGCGCTGCTCCGGCGCAAGCTACACCGGGCCAGGACTTACGCAAAGCGGACGAGCAAGTAGAAAACGCGCAGACAGATAATCAAATTAAAAACAGCACTCCGGCATCGTCTGATCCGGCTGTAACCGTTCCGGCCCCGGCTAATAACGGACAAGGTACAGCGGCGGCTTCCGAAAATACCGGCGGGCGCATTTTTGCTTCGCCTCTGGCCAAGCGCATTGCCGAAGAAAAAGGCATTGATATTTCACAAATAAAAGGTAGCGGCGACAATGGCCGCATTGTAGTAAAAGATGTAGAATCGTTTACTCCGGCTGCTAAGCCAGCTGCCCCGGCTCCGGCCGCCGCTCCGGCTCCTGCCCCAGCTGCTCCACAAGCCCAACCAGCCGCTGCGACAAAACCAAGTGGTGACTTCGAAGAAGTACCCGTATCGCAGATGCGTAAAGTTATTGCTCGCCGTTTAAGCGAAAGCTTATTTACTGCGCCGCACTTCTTCCTGACCATGGAAATTGACATGGATAAGGCGATTGAAACCCGCACTGCCTTGAACGAGGTTAGCCCGGTTAAAATTTCTTTCAACGATTTAGTTATAAAGGCTGCTGCCGCGGCATTGCGCTCACATCCGGCCGTTAACTCGTCGTGGTTAGGCGATAAAATCCGATATAACAAACAAATTAATATTGGCGTTGCTATGGCCGTAGAAGAAGGATTGCTGGTACCGGTGGTGCGCAATGCCGATCAGAAAGGTTTATCGCAAATTGCCGGCGAAGTAAAAGACTACAGCGGAAAAGCCAAAGCTAAAAAACTGCAACCCGCCGATTGGGAGGGTAACACTTTTACTATTTCTAACTTAGGAATGTTTGGTATCGAAGAGTTTACCGCTATTATTAACCCGCCAGATGCCTGTATTATGGCCGTTGGTGGTATTAAGCAAACTCCGGTTGTTAAAAATGGTGAGATTGTAGTGGGTAACGTGATGAAAGTAACCTTATCTTGCGACCACCGGGTTGTAGATGGCGCAGTTGGTTCGGCTTTCTTACAAACCTTTAAAAAATTACTCGAAGACCCCATCCGGATTCTGGTATAA
- a CDS encoding NADPH-dependent FMN reductase has translation MNLEIISGSPRQESITHRVALHLHQLFSDTTSHQVGLMDVRDYSFGLLQKVIVSVDKAPAEYKAAAERMFAADAFILVTPEYNGSYSPALKNLFDHFPKQMHKPFGIVTASTGAMGGMRASQQLQLLINALFGIGSPYMLVTPFVDEKFDTAGNLIDGKFQSNIDTFVHEYLWLAERITKKEEA, from the coding sequence ATGAATCTTGAAATTATTTCGGGCAGCCCCCGGCAGGAAAGCATTACCCACCGTGTAGCACTCCATTTGCATCAATTGTTTTCCGATACTACCTCGCACCAGGTGGGCTTAATGGATGTCCGTGATTATTCGTTTGGCTTACTGCAAAAAGTAATTGTGTCGGTGGATAAAGCGCCGGCCGAATACAAAGCTGCCGCCGAAAGAATGTTTGCTGCCGATGCCTTTATTTTAGTTACACCCGAATATAACGGCAGCTATTCTCCGGCTTTAAAGAATTTATTCGACCATTTTCCGAAGCAAATGCACAAACCGTTTGGTATTGTAACAGCATCTACGGGCGCCATGGGCGGGATGCGGGCTAGTCAGCAGTTGCAATTGCTTATAAATGCCTTGTTTGGCATTGGCTCGCCATACATGTTGGTAACGCCTTTCGTGGATGAAAAATTTGACACCGCCGGCAACTTAATCGATGGTAAGTTTCAGAGCAACATTGATACGTTTGTGCACGAATATTTGTGGTTAGCCGAAAGAATCACGAAAAAGGAAGAAGCTTAA
- the hslV gene encoding ATP-dependent protease subunit HslV, protein MALEKVRSTTVLGVVHNGQVALGADGQASMGNTIAKSNVKKIRKLLDGKIVTGFAGSTADAFTLLERFEEKLNAYSQNMKRAAIELAKDWRTDRYLRRLEAMMVVANKDELLIISGTGDVLEPDNQIAAIGSGSMYAQAAATALKKHAPHLTAEEMVREGLSIAADICVFTNHNLIIEKPAV, encoded by the coding sequence ATGGCGCTTGAAAAAGTGAGATCAACCACGGTATTGGGAGTGGTACATAACGGCCAGGTAGCCTTAGGCGCCGATGGTCAGGCCAGTATGGGTAATACTATTGCTAAAAGTAACGTTAAAAAAATAAGAAAGCTGCTGGATGGTAAAATTGTAACGGGTTTTGCCGGTTCTACCGCCGATGCTTTTACCTTGCTGGAACGTTTCGAAGAAAAATTAAATGCCTACAGCCAGAATATGAAAAGGGCCGCCATTGAACTGGCCAAAGATTGGCGCACCGACCGGTATTTACGCCGCCTGGAAGCCATGATGGTAGTGGCCAACAAAGACGAGCTTTTGATTATTTCGGGTACCGGCGATGTGTTGGAACCCGATAACCAGATTGCCGCTATTGGTTCGGGGAGTATGTACGCCCAGGCGGCCGCTACCGCCTTAAAAAAACACGCCCCGCACTTAACCGCCGAAGAAATGGTTCGCGAAGGTTTATCTATTGCGGCAGATATTTGCGTGTTTACCAACCACAATTTGATTATTGAAAAACCGGCTGTATAA
- a CDS encoding deoxyhypusine synthase family protein, producing MKVSDFLKNQYRHFNAAALIDAAEGYKTHLANGNKMLVSLAGAMSTAELGISLAEMIRQDKIHAISCTGANLEEDIFNLVAHDFYERIPHYRDLTAQDEEDLLNRHMNRVTDTCIPEMEAMRRIEDTVLKFWEKADQEGKAYFPHEFFYQILLSGELEQYYQIDPKNSWMLEAAKKNLPIFVPGWEDSTLGNIYAGHVISGDIKNVHTMKTGIQYMIELADWYTKTAKEESTIGFFQIGGGIAGDFPICVVPMLHQDLQRTGVPLWGYFAQISDSTTSYGSYSGAVPNEKITWGKLGKDTPKFIIESDATIVAPLIFAIVLDI from the coding sequence ATGAAAGTATCCGATTTTTTAAAAAATCAATATAGACACTTTAATGCGGCCGCTTTAATTGATGCCGCCGAAGGTTATAAAACGCACCTGGCCAACGGTAACAAAATGCTGGTTTCTTTAGCCGGCGCCATGAGTACCGCCGAACTAGGAATTAGCTTAGCCGAAATGATCCGGCAAGATAAAATTCATGCTATCAGCTGTACGGGCGCTAACCTCGAAGAAGACATTTTTAATTTGGTAGCCCACGATTTTTACGAGCGCATTCCGCATTACCGCGATTTAACGGCCCAGGACGAAGAAGATTTATTGAACCGCCACATGAACCGGGTAACTGATACCTGTATTCCCGAAATGGAAGCCATGCGGCGCATTGAAGATACGGTACTTAAATTCTGGGAAAAAGCCGACCAGGAAGGCAAAGCGTATTTCCCGCACGAGTTTTTCTACCAGATTTTACTTTCAGGGGAATTAGAGCAATATTATCAGATTGATCCGAAAAACTCCTGGATGCTGGAAGCTGCCAAAAAGAATTTGCCGATTTTTGTTCCGGGCTGGGAAGATTCTACCTTGGGTAATATATATGCGGGCCACGTTATCAGCGGCGATATTAAAAATGTACATACCATGAAAACCGGTATCCAGTACATGATCGAGCTGGCCGATTGGTACACTAAAACCGCTAAAGAAGAATCTACCATTGGTTTCTTCCAGATTGGTGGTGGTATAGCCGGCGATTTCCCGATTTGTGTGGTTCCGATGTTGCACCAGGATTTACAACGCACCGGGGTGCCGTTGTGGGGTTATTTCGCGCAAATTTCTGATTCTACTACCAGCTACGGTTCTTACTCCGGCGCGGTACCTAACGAAAAAATTACCTGGGGTAAATTAGGCAAAGATACCCCTAAATTTATAATCGAATCGGATGCTACCATTGTGGCGCCTTTGATTTTCGCGATTGTTTTAGATATATAA
- a CDS encoding outer membrane beta-barrel protein gives MFKTFKVALAVSFLFLLQTNSFGQKNFVKGNLYLSAGDTISGYIDDQNWDRNPRTIDFKETPESATQHFTVSQLSGFNLIDGDVYRKAVLQVDKTPTRHQEIIQRPKPFIVTDSVYLLEQVKGTISLYHLLDEANKNHFYILKKDGTLEELIQRLYVTYKNDQPLVGTADQYKNQLKYSILSDNPALFPQIDKATYTKAALISIVENYNKWLDPNKTVEIKKISKAISKLGLVAGGNITNYKFKGQAYDYLLKSQFDWHKNPMVGMFYQILLPRNRHKWSIYNELVWKRSYNHGEFDIQDDDFIFEQDAYYTGKGEVNIKADYIGLTSMFRYSWAHQNFQPFINFGLAGNLGLDINTYVTGQELYKVENRVATREIFKNPSKYELGFVAGGGMKINKVAFEIRAEKGSGYLNSNADVSVRKVMLALLLNYYFN, from the coding sequence ATGTTTAAAACTTTTAAAGTTGCTCTTGCAGTTAGTTTCCTGTTTCTTCTACAAACTAATTCCTTTGGTCAAAAAAACTTTGTAAAAGGTAACCTTTATTTATCCGCGGGTGATACCATTTCTGGTTACATTGACGATCAGAACTGGGATCGAAATCCTCGAACAATTGATTTTAAAGAAACTCCCGAAAGTGCTACTCAGCATTTTACCGTTAGTCAATTAAGTGGTTTTAATTTAATAGATGGCGATGTATACCGGAAGGCAGTTTTACAAGTTGATAAAACACCAACCCGCCACCAAGAGATTATTCAGCGACCTAAACCTTTTATTGTAACCGACAGTGTATATTTATTGGAACAAGTAAAAGGTACTATTAGCTTATACCATTTACTCGATGAAGCAAACAAAAACCACTTTTATATCCTTAAAAAAGACGGCACTTTAGAAGAGTTAATCCAGCGCTTGTACGTTACTTATAAAAATGATCAACCTTTGGTGGGTACAGCCGACCAGTACAAAAATCAACTTAAATATTCTATTTTATCCGACAATCCTGCTTTATTCCCCCAAATAGATAAAGCAACTTACACCAAAGCCGCTTTAATATCTATTGTAGAGAATTATAATAAATGGCTGGACCCCAATAAAACAGTAGAAATTAAAAAAATCAGTAAGGCTATAAGTAAGTTAGGGCTAGTAGCCGGAGGAAATATTACCAATTATAAATTTAAAGGGCAGGCTTACGACTACCTTTTAAAATCTCAATTTGATTGGCACAAAAATCCCATGGTGGGCATGTTCTATCAGATTTTGTTACCCCGCAACCGTCACAAATGGTCTATTTACAATGAACTGGTTTGGAAAAGAAGTTATAATCATGGCGAATTTGATATTCAGGATGATGATTTTATCTTTGAGCAAGATGCTTATTATACCGGAAAAGGTGAGGTGAATATTAAGGCAGATTACATTGGTTTAACTTCCATGTTTCGCTATTCCTGGGCGCACCAAAACTTTCAGCCATTTATAAATTTTGGCTTGGCAGGTAATTTAGGACTAGACATCAATACGTATGTAACAGGTCAGGAATTATACAAAGTTGAAAATAGGGTAGCTACTAGAGAAATTTTTAAAAATCCGAGTAAGTACGAATTAGGTTTTGTTGCTGGGGGCGGTATGAAAATAAACAAGGTAGCTTTTGAAATTAGAGCAGAGAAAGGTTCTGGTTATTTAAATTCAAATGCCGATGTATCGGTGCGGAAAGTTATGTTGGCTTTATTACTGAATTATTATTTTAATTAG
- a CDS encoding alginate lyase family protein, translating into MKTRLSFISFILFLGITFQVSAQVRPNTFLMNGDHLLETKIKINSGNEQCLAALKVLLNTVGAPLNRVPYTVVNKSITPPSGDKHDYMSLASYWWPNPNTSNGLPYIKKDGQTNPEVEKVKDGEYARGISRDVRLLGLSYYFTNDEKYAKKAAELLKVFFLNRDTRMNPNLKYAQIIRGDTKVYGTGTIDTEKFPDLIDGVQLLAGSPSWTAQNNEALKSWFNEYLNWLMTSEMGNAANIAPNNIGTMYDLQVVTYALYAENKTLAKSLLEKQTYKRMDDQLKANGEQPFELARTGSWTYSNKNLEGWFNLAICAENVGVNLWTYTTPNGKSLKKAFEFMLPYAAGSKAWPYQQIGTFKKEAFVSIARTGSSMYKDINLQPVLSSTHAKFIAGTDIDLLTSKYY; encoded by the coding sequence ATGAAAACACGTTTATCGTTTATCTCATTTATTCTTTTTTTAGGTATTACGTTTCAAGTATCTGCTCAGGTGCGGCCTAATACATTTCTGATGAATGGCGATCATTTGCTGGAAACTAAGATTAAAATTAATTCCGGTAACGAACAATGTTTAGCCGCATTAAAGGTGCTTCTTAATACCGTAGGTGCCCCCTTAAACCGGGTACCGTACACCGTGGTAAATAAATCTATTACTCCGCCCAGCGGGGATAAACATGATTATATGAGTTTGGCGTCGTATTGGTGGCCTAATCCTAACACTTCAAATGGGTTACCTTATATCAAAAAAGACGGTCAGACCAATCCGGAAGTAGAAAAGGTAAAAGACGGGGAATACGCGCGCGGTATAAGCCGGGATGTACGTTTACTCGGACTATCTTATTACTTTACCAACGACGAAAAATACGCCAAAAAAGCGGCAGAATTATTAAAAGTATTTTTTCTGAATAGAGATACCCGCATGAATCCTAATTTAAAGTATGCGCAAATTATTCGGGGCGATACCAAGGTTTACGGTACCGGAACGATTGATACTGAAAAATTTCCTGACCTGATTGATGGCGTGCAACTGTTAGCGGGGTCTCCTTCCTGGACCGCTCAGAATAACGAAGCTTTAAAATCTTGGTTTAACGAATATCTGAATTGGTTAATGACCAGTGAAATGGGGAATGCAGCCAATATTGCTCCTAATAACATTGGTACCATGTATGATTTGCAAGTAGTAACCTACGCGTTGTATGCCGAAAATAAAACTTTAGCCAAATCGCTTTTGGAAAAACAAACTTACAAAAGAATGGATGACCAGTTAAAAGCAAATGGCGAGCAGCCTTTTGAATTGGCCCGTACCGGCTCCTGGACTTACAGTAACAAAAATTTGGAAGGTTGGTTTAATTTGGCCATTTGTGCCGAAAACGTTGGCGTTAACCTCTGGACCTATACCACACCAAACGGTAAAAGCCTGAAAAAAGCGTTTGAATTTATGTTGCCTTATGCAGCAGGATCTAAGGCTTGGCCTTACCAACAAATCGGAACTTTTAAAAAAGAAGCTTTTGTTTCGATTGCCCGGACCGGTTCCTCGATGTATAAAGATATAAACTTGCAACCCGTATTATCCAGCACCCACGCCAAATTTATTGCCGGTACCGATATCGACCTTTTAACGTCGAAGTATTATTAA
- a CDS encoding 2'-5' RNA ligase family protein yields the protein MIAVVSLLDALHTQIVNEIIDDLERVFGLQGVKITADPHITWLICEVEKLNELKSFLKEVASQTQSIVVKTTGLGIFPGENPVIFVPVIRADGFNLVHAALFQGIRTFSRHTVNFYDPDNWVPHISLALRDTTPELLPHLVQYLNQRTYNWQIELNNLSILRSENNRFRQDVTYFFSNVSELSR from the coding sequence ATGATAGCAGTAGTATCTTTACTGGATGCGTTGCACACGCAAATTGTGAACGAGATTATCGACGACTTAGAACGGGTTTTTGGATTACAGGGAGTTAAAATAACCGCTGATCCTCATATTACCTGGCTCATTTGCGAAGTAGAAAAACTCAATGAATTAAAATCTTTTTTAAAAGAAGTAGCCAGCCAAACTCAATCCATAGTAGTAAAAACTACTGGTTTAGGAATTTTTCCGGGCGAAAATCCCGTAATTTTTGTTCCAGTGATACGCGCCGATGGATTTAACCTGGTTCATGCCGCGCTTTTTCAGGGAATCCGCACTTTTAGCAGGCACACCGTTAATTTCTACGATCCGGATAACTGGGTTCCGCACATTTCTTTGGCCCTGCGCGATACCACTCCCGAGCTGCTCCCTCACCTGGTGCAGTACTTAAACCAAAGAACTTACAACTGGCAAATTGAATTAAACAATCTAAGCATTTTGCGCAGTGAGAACAACCGGTTCCGGCAAGATGTAACTTACTTTTTCTCGAATGTATCCGAGCTAAGCCGATAA